From Bacteroides uniformis:
GGGTGACGGCGAGGGTGAGCGTCTGCCGTTCGCTGGTTATCACGCCCATCAGCCGGAGCATGGCGGCAAGCGCCGGTTTGCCCTCCGCACGGGTGGGCGTCACGGTGCCGAACCTGAACTCCGGCGCAACCGTCCGTCCCGTCTGTCCGGCGGTCTGTTCGCCCGTTGTCAGGTCAAGGCTGTGCGCGATGCCTGTCAACGTGGCGGCGGTTCCGGCGATGCGTTCCTTGTCGCCCTCCGCCAGTTGCAGTGTCAGTGTCAGGCAGCGGATATACTGTTGCATCGGCAGGGTTATTTTCAATGTATCGTCAGCCGCCACGTCCAGTTCCTTTCCGGCGGAAAACAGATACCCCGGTTGCGGAGTGAGTGTGCCGTCGTCTTTCGTGTCCACCGTGGCGGTATTCCCTGTCACGGAAACACCTTCGGGGGTATTGTACGCTAACAACCGGTACGTGCCCGGCGCCAGCAGGCTTTTGAAGGTGTTGGTTTCCGCCGTCACCTCCTGGCTCTCTTCTCCGATGCGCAGCAGGTAGTTTTCGGGCTGCACGGCTTCTTCCGAGCGTCCCGTCCAGTCGGTGGTTACCCGCACCGCGCCCTTGTCCGGATGCGGGGTGTTGTGCAGGTCATCTTTCACGCAACTGCCGAATGACTGGCATACGGCTGCAAATATCAGCAGCTTGCAGATGCCGGACAAATTTATTTTTCGGTTGCCCCTTATCATTTTATGAATGGCTGTTTTCTTCATCTGTCTCTCAATTTTTAATTAACTTCGTTCAAAACCTTATTTGATTTTCAACATTAAAGTATAGTCTCAACTCTCAATTTACCGACCATACCAGCGTGACGCCAAGTTGGTTGATGCCCCAATGGTTTTTCGTTTGGTTCTCTCCGCGTACACGCACCCCGTCCGTCACCCGGTATTTGTCATACTCCGCATGGGTATAGCCGATGCCTGCATGGAAATCCAGCGACAGCCGGCTGTTCAGTGGCAGCGTATAGCCGCCCGTGATGCCACCGCCCTGATAGTCGCCCTGCTTGCCCGTTTCGCCGAGCTTGTAGTTGAACTCGCCGATGTGGTACATCACGCCGAGATAGCCCCGTTTCTCCTTATCTATATAATAGCGCACTTCGGGCGATACTTTCCAGAGGGCATATCTTCTGTCTTTGTCGCTCCACGACCACGAAGTCCACGAGCCGTTTACGAGGATGCCCACGTGACGGTTGACGCGCCATTCGATGCCGAGGTCGGGAGTGAGCGTAGCCCAGCGCAGCAGGTTGGCACGCAGGGCAAAGGTGTAGGGCTTGGCTTCGGCTGACAGACGTGCCTGCTCTTCGGCTTCAAGGCGTCGGCGTTCGTCCTCTGTCCGGCGTTGTTCCTCCGCTTCGGCAGCCTTCCGGAGTGCAGCTTCCGCTTCACGGCTCGCGGCGGCTTCGCGGGCGGCAAGTTCCTGTTGTTTCTGTTGTTCGGCGGCAAGCCGGGCATGGGCTTCGGTTTGTTGCTGTTCCTCAATCTCGCGGTAATAGCTCCG
This genomic window contains:
- a CDS encoding FimB/Mfa2 family fimbrial subunit, whose product is MKKTAIHKMIRGNRKINLSGICKLLIFAAVCQSFGSCVKDDLHNTPHPDKGAVRVTTDWTGRSEEAVQPENYLLRIGEESQEVTAETNTFKSLLAPGTYRLLAYNTPEGVSVTGNTATVDTKDDGTLTPQPGYLFSAGKELDVAADDTLKITLPMQQYIRCLTLTLQLAEGDKERIAGTAATLTGIAHSLDLTTGEQTAGQTGRTVAPEFRFGTVTPTRAEGKPALAAMLRLMGVITSERQTLTLAVTLTDGSVQTIRTDLTEMLKDFGGTDRKPLTLDALLNLPTASSMGGTITGWTEVDNGDITIH
- a CDS encoding DUF3575 domain-containing protein; translated protein: MKRTGFTLLLALLALAGKAQDKAAATADTAFVFRFVPRKDVFYVPYAGNQTELNRLCAVLQAHIDHLRAGRMYISVSSYAATGNDETTAQRMAYLRSSRVKSELIQRMGITEQMFVTDRRIATPYADSLREVVVVAFPAGVEKIERIAGTKAAETVRSYYREIEEQQQTEAHARLAAEQQKQQELAAREAAASREAEAALRKAAEAEEQRRTEDERRRLEAEEQARLSAEAKPYTFALRANLLRWATLTPDLGIEWRVNRHVGILVNGSWTSWSWSDKDRRYALWKVSPEVRYYIDKEKRGYLGVMYHIGEFNYKLGETGKQGDYQGGGITGGYTLPLNSRLSLDFHAGIGYTHAEYDKYRVTDGVRVRGENQTKNHWGINQLGVTLVWSVN